From one Cyprinus carpio isolate SPL01 chromosome B3, ASM1834038v1, whole genome shotgun sequence genomic stretch:
- the LOC122136865 gene encoding MFS-type transporter clz9-like codes for MSRSTSFNKTNVTAFYNNLQTVLARYLFEAKDIWNVDETGTTTVQVPDKIIATKGKRQVGAVTSGERGTLVTISLAVNAQGNCIPPYFIFIFQVPGPLCCPIGSAGSANSSGWMQDTDFLAFLQHFARHTRVTLESKLLLRDNHWSHLSVAAIDFCRSNGIVLVSFPPHCSHHLQPLDRSVFGPLKRYINTAADHWMRKHPEKTFTIYDVPSLVTTALPRAATPRNITSGFVCTGICPFNPEIFEEQDFSPAYVTDRPCPSLVPCGPTPHSNKHPLSQNLFEGGLLPEYPGGSTREACLESAIPDHPAVCSAVPHEER; via the exons ATGTCCCGTTCCACCAGCTTTAATAAAACAAACGTGACTGCTTTTTATAACAACCTGCAGACAGTTCTTGCCCGCTACCTTTTTGAAGCAAAGGACATTTGGAATGTGGATGAAACAG GTACCACGACAGTCCAAGTGCCAGATAAAATAATCGCCACCAAGGGGAAGCGCCAGGTCGGTGCAGTGACCTCTGGGGAGAGGGGGACATTGGTCACCATTTCCCTTGCAGTAAATGCACAAGGCAATTGCATTCCCCCGTACTTCATCTTCATCTTTCAAGTTCCAGGACCACTTTGTTGTCCCATTGGCTCTGCTGGTTCTGCAAATAGCTCAGGCTGGATGCAGGATACAGACTTTCTGGCCTTTCTCCAGCACTTTGCCAGACACACCCGTGTGACCCTGGAGTCGAAGCTTCTCCTCCGCGACAATCATTGGTCACACCTTTCTGTGGCAGCAATTGACTTTTGTCGGTCAAACGGCATAGTCCTAGTATCATTCCCACCCCACTGCTCACATCATCTCCAGCCACTTGACAGAAGCGTCTTCGGTCCACTTAAGCGATATATAAACACGGCAGCAGATCACTGGATGAGAAAACACCCTGAAAAAACTTTTACCATCTATGATGTTCCAAGCCTAGTGACCACAGCTCTGCCACGAGCAGCGACACCCAGAAACATAACGTCTGGCTTTGTGTGCACTGGCATCTGCCCCTTTAACCCAGAAATTTTTGAGGAGCAAGACTTTTCCCCTGCGTACGTCACCGACCGCCCTTGTCCTTCATTGGTACCATGTGGTCCCACACCACATTCCAACAAACACCCACTCAGCCAGAACCTGTTTGAGGGAGGGCTGCTGCCAGAGTATCCTGGTGGTTCAACCAGGGAAGCCTGTTTAGAGTCTGCCATCCCTGACCACCCAGCTGTCTGTtcag CTGTCCCACATGAAGAAAGATGA